The following are encoded together in the Mycteria americana isolate JAX WOST 10 ecotype Jacksonville Zoo and Gardens chromosome 2, USCA_MyAme_1.0, whole genome shotgun sequence genome:
- the VPS4B gene encoding vacuolar protein sorting-associated protein 4B isoform X2, whose amino-acid sequence MAGTSSNLQKAIDLASKAAQEDKAGNYEEAFLLYQHAVQYFLHVVKYEAQGDKAKQSIRMKCTEYLDRAEKLKEYLKKREKTAPKPVKESGPTDGKGNDSDGEGESEDPEKKKLQNQLQGAIVMERPNVKWSDVAGLEGAKEALKEAVILPIKFPHLFTGKRTPWRGILLFGPPGTGKSYLAKAVATEANNSTFFSVSSSDLVSKWLGESEKLVKNLFQLARENKPSIIFIDEIDSLCGSRSENESEAARRIKTEFLVQMQGVGVDNEGILVLGATNIPWVLDSAIRRRFEKRIYIPLPEDHARAAMFKLHLGSTPNVLTESDYRELGKRTDGYSGADISIVVRDALMQPVRKVQSATHFKKFLPRNTFSLRFEEKGTFKSSMVQNMRGLHKFPESALRKPLSTL is encoded by the exons ATGGCGGGCACCAGCAGCAACCTGCAG AAAGCAATAGACCTTGCTAGCAAAGCAGCGCAAGAAGATAAAGCAGGAAACTATGAGGAAGCCTTCCTCTTGTACCAACACGCTGTGCAGTATTTTCTCCATGTTGTTAAAT ATGAAGCACAGGGTgataaagcaaaacagagcatTAGAATGAAATGTACAGAATACTTGGACAgagcagaaaagctgaaagaatatctgaaaaagagagaaaaaactgcACCAAAACCAGTTAAAGAGTCTGGTCCTACTGATGGAAAAGG GAATGACAGTGATGGAGAAGGGGAGTCAGAGGatcctgaaaaaaagaagctaCAGAATCAACTTCAAG GAGCAATTGTTATGGAGCGACCAAATGTCAAATGGAGTGATGTTGCTGGCCTTGAAGGTGCCAAAGAAGCACTTAAAGAAGCAGTGATCTTGCCCATTAAATTTCCACACCTGTTTACAG GAAAGAGAACACCCTGGAGAGGGATTCTCCTGTTTGGACCACCAGGAACAGGAAAGTCTTATTTAGCAAAAGCTGTGGCAACAGAAGCTAACAACTCTACCTTCTTCTCAGTATCTTCCTCTGACCTTGTCTCAAAGTGGTTAGGTGAAAGTGAAAA actAGTGAAAAACTTGTTCCAGCTTGCCAGAGAAAACAAACCTTCTATTATCTTCATTGATGAGATAGATTCCCTCTGCGGGTCAAGAAGCGAAAATGAAAGTGAGGCTGCTAGACGGATAAAAACAGAATTTCTAGTCCAGATGCAAG GAGTTGGTGTTGACAATGAAGGAATCTTGGTCCTAGGAGCGACAAACATACCCTGGGTTTTGGATTCTGCTATCAGGAGACG gTTTGAGAAGCGTATTTATATTCCTTTACCTGAAGACCATGCCAGGGCTGCAATGTTTAAACTTCACCTTGGGTCAACTCCAAATGTCCTAACAGAATCAGATTATCGAGAGCTTGGGAAGAGAACTGATGGCTATTCTGGTGCGGATATAAGCATCGTTGTACGTGATGCACTGATGCAGCCTGTTAGAAAAGTGCAATCAGCTACTCACTTTAAAAAA ttTCTTCCAAGGAACACATTCAGCTTAAGATTCGAAGAGAAAGGAACATTTAAATCCAGTATGGTCCAGAATATGAGAGGACTACATAAGTTTCCAGAGTCTGCATTAAGGAAACCTTTGTCAACTTTGTAG
- the VPS4B gene encoding vacuolar protein sorting-associated protein 4B isoform X1 has product MAGTSSNLQKAIDLASKAAQEDKAGNYEEAFLLYQHAVQYFLHVVKYEAQGDKAKQSIRMKCTEYLDRAEKLKEYLKKREKTAPKPVKESGPTDGKGNDSDGEGESEDPEKKKLQNQLQGAIVMERPNVKWSDVAGLEGAKEALKEAVILPIKFPHLFTGKRTPWRGILLFGPPGTGKSYLAKAVATEANNSTFFSVSSSDLVSKWLGESEKLVKNLFQLARENKPSIIFIDEIDSLCGSRSENESEAARRIKTEFLVQMQGVGVDNEGILVLGATNIPWVLDSAIRRRFEKRIYIPLPEDHARAAMFKLHLGSTPNVLTESDYRELGKRTDGYSGADISIVVRDALMQPVRKVQSATHFKKIKGPSVSNPNMVVDLFTPCSPGDPTAIEMTWMDVPGDKLLEPQVCMADMLRSLASTKPTVNEQDLEKLKKFTEDFGQEG; this is encoded by the exons ATGGCGGGCACCAGCAGCAACCTGCAG AAAGCAATAGACCTTGCTAGCAAAGCAGCGCAAGAAGATAAAGCAGGAAACTATGAGGAAGCCTTCCTCTTGTACCAACACGCTGTGCAGTATTTTCTCCATGTTGTTAAAT ATGAAGCACAGGGTgataaagcaaaacagagcatTAGAATGAAATGTACAGAATACTTGGACAgagcagaaaagctgaaagaatatctgaaaaagagagaaaaaactgcACCAAAACCAGTTAAAGAGTCTGGTCCTACTGATGGAAAAGG GAATGACAGTGATGGAGAAGGGGAGTCAGAGGatcctgaaaaaaagaagctaCAGAATCAACTTCAAG GAGCAATTGTTATGGAGCGACCAAATGTCAAATGGAGTGATGTTGCTGGCCTTGAAGGTGCCAAAGAAGCACTTAAAGAAGCAGTGATCTTGCCCATTAAATTTCCACACCTGTTTACAG GAAAGAGAACACCCTGGAGAGGGATTCTCCTGTTTGGACCACCAGGAACAGGAAAGTCTTATTTAGCAAAAGCTGTGGCAACAGAAGCTAACAACTCTACCTTCTTCTCAGTATCTTCCTCTGACCTTGTCTCAAAGTGGTTAGGTGAAAGTGAAAA actAGTGAAAAACTTGTTCCAGCTTGCCAGAGAAAACAAACCTTCTATTATCTTCATTGATGAGATAGATTCCCTCTGCGGGTCAAGAAGCGAAAATGAAAGTGAGGCTGCTAGACGGATAAAAACAGAATTTCTAGTCCAGATGCAAG GAGTTGGTGTTGACAATGAAGGAATCTTGGTCCTAGGAGCGACAAACATACCCTGGGTTTTGGATTCTGCTATCAGGAGACG gTTTGAGAAGCGTATTTATATTCCTTTACCTGAAGACCATGCCAGGGCTGCAATGTTTAAACTTCACCTTGGGTCAACTCCAAATGTCCTAACAGAATCAGATTATCGAGAGCTTGGGAAGAGAACTGATGGCTATTCTGGTGCGGATATAAGCATCGTTGTACGTGATGCACTGATGCAGCCTGTTAGAAAAGTGCAATCAGCTACTCACTTTAAAAAA ataaaagGACCATCAGTGTCTAATCCAAATATGGTGGTAGACTTGTTCACTCCTTGCTCTCCAGGTGATCCTACAGCCATAGAAATGACATGGATGGACGTTCCAGGTGATAAATTACTGGAGCCTCAAGTTTGCATG gcTGATATGCTCAGGTCACTAGCTAGCACAAAACCAACAGTTAATGAACAGGACCTGGAGAAGTTAAAGAAGTTTACAGAAGACTTTGGTCAGGAAGGCTAA